The proteins below come from a single Antennarius striatus isolate MH-2024 chromosome 18, ASM4005453v1, whole genome shotgun sequence genomic window:
- the LOC137612317 gene encoding uncharacterized protein — MEMYVLCILALMCEFLLGVPVPIDTVIVQVQQRAVVGSQQVMDQVLLNGVVVTDKSQYFESIIQSIPSDKHLLTLAMINQTSVLRNHTLLRSRECILEGSQRQWRDRVFLDGMVYLSLDHNDKWTAHVRPAQVLKELWEQEEQRTKSERIHLQEGCITLMTELRLSEEQPDHGSPWPKFLIPGLAFLVFVVLVMISLLLSKKLGLRHPGGVTGSVIHYPKDMTETATGVKGSGYHAL; from the exons ACACTGTCATAGTGCAGGTCCAACAGAGGGCAGTCGTGGGCTCTCAACAGGTCATGGACCAGGTTCTTCTCAATGGAGTTGTTGTGACTGACAAAAGCCAGTACTTTGAAAGCATCATCCAAAGCATCCCATCTGATAAACATCTACTAACTCTTGCCATGATCAACCAGACTTCAGTACTGA GAAACCACACTCTTCTTCGTTCTCGTGAATGCATACTGGAAGGGTCTCAGCGGCAATGGAGGGACCGGGTATTTTTGGATGGGATGGTGTATCTCAGTCTGGATCACAATGACAAGTGGACAGCTCATGTACGGCCAGCCCAGGTCCTCAAAGAGCTGTGGGAGCAGGAAGAGCAGCGCACAAAATCAGAGAGGATCCACCTTCAGGAGGGATGCATCACTTTAATGACAGAATTGAGGCTTTCAGAGGAGCAGCCAG ACCATGGCAGTCCTTGGCCCAAGTTTTTGATCCCAGGCTTGGCATTCCTGGTTTTTGTTGTACTAGTCATGATCAGTCTCCTTCTCTCTAAAAAGCTAG GTTTGAGGCACCCTGGAG GTGTTACTGGGTCAGTTATACACTATCCTAAGGACATGACAGAAACAGCCACTGGAGTTAAGGGCAGTGGTTATCATGCCCTGTGA